A single genomic interval of bacterium harbors:
- a CDS encoding transposase, translated as MLSQYYNHETIGTLILFLSEASLKQNCIVPVYCFMPDHLHFMLAGQQEQSDLKKAVINFKQKSGYWFSQNAKEVQLQKGFYDHLHWKDHSITNHIRYILENPVRKEIVSEWNQYPYSGSIGVDLFDVLGGKPINKT; from the coding sequence ATGTTAAGCCAGTATTACAATCACGAGACTATTGGGACACTTATTCTTTTTCTATCGGAAGCATCTCTAAAACAAAATTGTATCGTACCGGTATACTGCTTTATGCCTGATCATTTACACTTTATGTTGGCTGGACAACAAGAGCAATCAGACCTTAAGAAGGCTGTCATTAACTTTAAACAAAAATCCGGTTATTGGTTCTCACAGAATGCTAAAGAGGTTCAGCTGCAAAAAGGATTTTACGACCACCTTCACTGGAAAGATCACAGTATTACAAACCACATCCGGTACATTTTAGAAAATCCGGTGCGAAAAGAAATTGTGAGTGAGTGGAATCAGTATCCTTACTCTGGATCGATTGGAGTTGATCTGTTCGATGTACTTGGCGGAAAACCAATTAACAAAACGTGA
- a CDS encoding aldo/keto reductase: MKHTLLGSSGMRVSELCLGTMTFGEEWGWGSSYEESKRVFDTFANAGGNFIDTANRYTEGTSEKYCGDFIRSDRERFVLATKYSLSSKPGDPNSGGNHRKNMMQSVEASLKRLNTDYIDLYWLHAWDFTTPVGEVMRGLDDLVRSGKVLYIGISDTPAWIVSQANTIATLRGWAPFIALQIQYSLAERTPERDLLPMAKAFGMTVTPWGILGSGLLTGKYNKQTKEMSRLHVTMSPTRTDTKKLQIADVIAEVAHEIGCTASQVAIAWLRQQSGNMIPILGARTEAQLLDNLGALSITLNSEQMKRLDEETKVELGFPHDFLNSELVRNMVTAGCPLPRR; encoded by the coding sequence GTGAAGCACACTTTACTGGGAAGCAGCGGAATGCGCGTTTCCGAATTATGTCTCGGAACAATGACCTTTGGCGAAGAGTGGGGATGGGGTTCCTCCTACGAAGAGAGCAAACGAGTATTCGACACCTTTGCGAATGCCGGTGGTAACTTTATCGACACGGCAAACCGCTACACCGAGGGAACCAGCGAAAAGTATTGCGGCGATTTCATTCGCAGCGACCGTGAGCGGTTCGTCCTCGCCACCAAGTATTCACTCAGTTCCAAACCGGGTGATCCCAACAGCGGCGGCAATCACCGGAAGAATATGATGCAGTCGGTTGAAGCGAGTTTGAAACGTTTAAACACCGACTATATCGATCTCTATTGGCTTCATGCGTGGGATTTCACAACGCCGGTCGGTGAAGTGATGCGCGGACTTGATGATTTAGTCCGGTCGGGAAAAGTGCTCTACATCGGCATTTCGGACACCCCGGCGTGGATTGTATCACAGGCGAATACGATTGCGACGCTTCGCGGCTGGGCGCCGTTCATCGCACTGCAGATTCAATATAGCTTGGCGGAGCGGACACCGGAACGCGACCTCTTGCCGATGGCAAAAGCATTCGGGATGACGGTAACACCGTGGGGTATTCTCGGATCGGGTTTGTTAACCGGGAAGTACAACAAGCAAACGAAAGAAATGTCACGCTTGCACGTTACGATGTCGCCGACCCGAACCGATACAAAGAAATTGCAGATTGCCGATGTCATCGCCGAAGTTGCTCACGAAATTGGTTGTACTGCATCACAGGTGGCGATAGCGTGGCTGCGGCAACAATCCGGCAATATGATTCCCATTCTTGGCGCTCGAACGGAAGCGCAACTGCTCGACAATCTCGGTGCGCTATCAATTACCCTCAATTCCGAACAGATGAAACGGCTCGATGAGGAAACGAAAGTCGAATTGGGTTTCCCGCACGACTTTTTGAATTCGGAGCTTGTTCGTAACATGGTCACTGCCGGTTGCCCATTACCGCGACGCTAA
- a CDS encoding SDR family oxidoreductase gives MPAVAGKNVFITGASAGIGEACARVFAREGARLLLTARRNERLAKLAAELKFDGVDVHWFELDVRKQKAVQAAIDGLPEAWRNIDILINNAGLSRGLDKLQDGKLDDWEEMIDTNVKGLLYVSRAVLPGMVERKSGHVINIGSIAGYEVYPMGNVYCATKHAVRALNKGMRIDTLGTGVRVTSIDPGLVETEFSYVRFRGDDKRAKTAYTGIQPLVGEDVAETVLFAATRPPHVNINALVVMPTAQAGVAHIFRE, from the coding sequence ATGCCAGCGGTGGCAGGAAAAAACGTTTTCATAACCGGCGCATCTGCCGGGATCGGTGAAGCGTGTGCCCGGGTATTTGCCCGCGAAGGCGCTCGGTTGTTGTTAACTGCGCGCCGTAACGAGCGGTTGGCGAAACTGGCGGCGGAACTGAAATTTGATGGCGTCGACGTTCATTGGTTCGAGCTGGACGTTCGTAAGCAGAAAGCCGTACAAGCCGCCATCGACGGATTACCCGAAGCATGGCGCAATATCGATATTCTGATCAATAACGCCGGGCTGTCGCGGGGACTCGATAAACTACAGGATGGGAAACTCGACGATTGGGAAGAGATGATCGATACCAACGTCAAAGGGTTGTTGTATGTTTCGCGCGCCGTGCTCCCCGGGATGGTCGAACGGAAAAGCGGACATGTCATTAACATCGGCAGTATCGCCGGGTACGAAGTCTACCCGATGGGAAATGTCTACTGTGCGACGAAACATGCTGTCCGCGCTCTGAACAAGGGAATGCGAATCGATACACTCGGTACGGGGGTTCGCGTCACCAGTATCGATCCCGGATTAGTCGAAACGGAATTTTCCTATGTCCGGTTCCGGGGCGACGATAAACGGGCGAAAACCGCCTATACCGGCATCCAGCCATTGGTTGGGGAAGATGTTGCAGAAACCGTTTTATTTGCCGCTACCCGCCCTCCCCACGTCAATATCAACGCATTGGTCGTCATGCCGACCGCGCAAGCCGGGGTCGCCCACATTTTTCGGGAGTAA